Part of the Syntrophorhabdaceae bacterium genome is shown below.
TCAGGGCGGACTTCGGAAACCTGAAGGGCACCCATTGGGCATCTTCCGATTTCACGACCCGTAACGGCATCCGCGTGAAGGCAAGGGGCCGGGGCCAGCGCATTCGAGGGATTCGTAACCGCGAGTACCGGCCGGACCGGGTGATCATCGACGATCTCGAGAACGACAAGAACGTGCGTAACCCCAAGATTATCAAGGAAACAGTATCGTGGCTGCGCACCACGGTCATGGGCTCTTTGGCCGAGAACTTCTCCATGCTCATGATCGGCACTGTGTTAGCGAAAAACAGCGTCCTCACCTGGTTCGTGAACGCCAGGGACGACGCCGGGAAACCCCTCTATGTATCGAAGATCTATCGCGCCATTCAGGGCGACCCGCTCACGGTTACCCCGAGGCCTCTGTGGCCGGAGAAGTGGTCCCTCGAGAGGCTTGAAAAAAAGAGGCGTCAGATCGGCTCCATCAATTTCAATCAAGAGTTCATGAACGACCCCCGGGATGAGGAGGGTATGTTCCGCGAGGAATGGCTCAGACATTACTATCCGGAGGAGATCACGGGCAGGAGGCTCCGGGTATATACCTATATCGACCCTTCCATGGAGAACGGCGCGTCGAGCGACTATAAGGCGATCATCACCCTCGGGATGGATGATGATGGAACGATCTATATTCTCGATGCCTTCATCCGGAAATGCAGCGTCGACACCATGGCCCGGGTCGGTTATTCGAGGTATGAAGAATTCGCGCCGGTGGGGTTCGGCATGGAGCAGAACGCCCTCGGTGAATTCGCCCTGAGCCCCTTCGCACTGGTGGCGAAGGAGAAGAAGCACACCCTCCCTATAAGGGGCGTGAGACATTCCACGTCCAAGGAAGCACGGGTGGGCAGGCTTTCCGCCTTTATCGAGCGGGGGATCATACGCTTTCAAAAAGGCCACAGTGACCAGGACCTCCTGGTGGAGCAGCTCCTCTATTTTCCCTCGTCGACGGTGAATGATGACGGGCCGGATGCGCTCGAAGGGGCGGTGGCAATGGCCGAGACGGGCGCGGGGGGCGAGGTGGAGTTCCAGTCCACGGGCCACAGGCGCGAAATGTCTAAAATGGGAAATTACTAGAATCGCCGGGAGGAAAGGAGCATCTATGGAACGTATCGCCAGACCTGTAACCGATGAGATCGCCACCGTGGAAAAGGATATTTTCCAGGACTACATGGGAAAGGTCCAGTTGAACCCGGACAGGGTGCTCAGGTCCGAGTCCGGCGGCAAGGGAATCGAGCTTTACGAGGACCTCCTGCGCGACGACCAGGTGGGCTCCAACCTCAATACCCGCAAGCTCGCCGTGGTGGGAAAAGAATGGGAGGTCATACCGGCAAGCGGAAAGCGTGAGGACCGGAAAATTGCCGATTACGTGCGAGAGGTCCTCCTTGCCTGCAACTATGACGACGCAAGGAAGAGCCTTCTTTCCGGAATCGTCCTGGGGTTCAAGCCCGCGGAGGTGATGTGGGAATATTCCGAGGGCCAGGTATGGATCAGGGAGATCATCGCCAGGGCTTCGAGGCGGTTCGTCTTCGACCTCTCCCGCAATCTCCGGCTCCTCATGCCGCGGAACATGGTGGAGGGGGAGGCCCTTCCCCCGCGGAAATTCCTTGTCTACACCTTCGCCTCCGACAACGGCTCGCCCTACGGCGACGGTTTGGGAAGGCTCCTTTACTGGCCCGTCTGGTTCAAGAAGAATGCGGTCAGGTTCTGGATGATCTTTGCCGATAAGTTCGGCAGCCCCACGGCTTTGGGCAAGTACCCTCCCGGCACGCCCCAGGCCCAGCAGGACGAGCTTCTTCGCGCGATAGACGCCATACAGCAGGAATCTGCCATCAAGATACCCGATAATGTGGAGATCGCCTTCCTGGAGGCCCAGCGCTCCGGCTCGATCAATACCTACGAGAGCCTCTGTAATTTCATGAACCGTGCCATCAGCAAAGTGATTCTCGGCCAGACCTTGACCACCGAAATGGGCGACGAGGGCGGATCCTATGCCGCATCGCAGACCCACAACGACGTGCGGTCCGATTATACCAGGGCCGATGCGGATAGCCTGTCCATGGCCCTCAACAGCCAGCTCGTCCGCTGGATCGTGGACTACAATTTCCCTGAACCCGCGGGTGGACGCGGCATGAACCGCTATCCGAAGGTCTGGGTAAGGACGGTGGAGGAGCAGGATCTCAAGGCCCTCGCCGAGAGGGACAGGATGATCGTGGTCGATATGGGCCTGCCCGTGACGAGGAAATACTTCTACGATACTTACGGCATCAGCGAGCCGGAAGAGGGTGAAAAATTAATAAAGGCAGTCTCTAGTCTATAGTCGTTAGTCGTTAGTAAACGGCAAAGAGGCGAAGGTTGGATTAATCCGGCCACGTAAAAGGAGCTATTCATGGATGGAAGATATTGCTTTCCTGTGTTCAAAACAGGCGTTCACACTGACGCGGCGGGTAATGAGCGGACCTGGACCGCGGGGGACCTCGATCGGATCGCCTCGGCTTATGACCCCTCCGGTCACGAGGCGCCGGTGGTGATCGGACACCCGAAAGAGAATTCCCCTGCCTTCGGCTGGGTCAAAGGCCTGATTCGTAAGGGCGCAATGCTGTATGCGGATGCAGAGCTTCTGCCGGAATTCGAGGAGATGATAAAAAAGGGGCTTTTCAGGAAGCGCTCCATCAGCCTCTATCAGGACGGCACGCTTCGCCACATTGGGTTCCTGGGGGCCGCGCCCCCTGCGATAAAAGGTCTTCCCGACATCCGATTTAAAGAGGAAGAAGGGATTTTTATCGAGTTTACAGACTCAAATATCAGTGAAAATAGGCGCGAAGGGCGCCAAGGAGGCAGACCGATGAAATTCATGGAATGGATCAGGCAGCTGGCAGGTAAGGAAGGCGTCGTCATCGACGATCTCCCCTCGATATCATTCGGCGAGGAGGAGCGGAAAAGGCAGGTCGAGGTCGAGGAAGAGAAGAAGAGGCTTGAGGTGCAATTTGCGGAAGGTCATAAGGCGAAAGAGGAGGCACTCAGGAGCCGGGAGGAAAAGATCGAGTCCCGGGAAAGGGAAGCCCGCAAGGCCGGTATCACCGCATTCTGCGAGACCCTGCAGCAGGAGGGAAGGCTTACCCCGTCCATGATGGGGGCGGGAGTAGGCATGACGAACTTCCTCGAATCGATTGCATCCCTCGATAGGGCGATCGAATTCGCCGAAGGAGATAAAAAGGTCCGCCAGACTCCCCTGGAGTTCATGGAGGCATTTCTCAAGGGATTGCCCAAGTTTATCGAATTCAGCGAAGTGGCAAGGAATGACAAAGACGCGGGCTCGGGCAGTGCCGAGAAACGGGAAAAGCTCATCTCCAATTATATGGAAGCCAACCCGAAGGCAACGTACAGAGAGGCAATCCTTTCCATCTCAAAGGAGAATCCGGTCCTTTTCGAGGAACGGTAGGGAGAACGTGTAATGCGTGCGCTTCGCTTATGGGTTTAAAGCCTTTAACGCATCACACGCATTACACGCTTGAGCGAAGCGCACGCATTACACGCATTGCTTCACAAGCATTACACCTTACTACAGGAGGTAACAGATGATCGGACAGACTACAGTTTTGGAAAAATCGGTAAAATGCACGGCGGCCATAGCCGCAGCCTATACCATCGGAAAGTTCGGCGCCGACGACGATACCATGTCCCTCGCCGCGGCCGCCGCTGATTCCCTGATGGGCGTCTTCCAGCATACTACATCGAATCCGGGCGAAGAAGTCCACGTCATGCTCCAGGGGGTGACCAGGGTAAAGCTCGGCGGCGCCGTCACAAGGGGAGCACCCCTCACCTCGGACGCCTCAGGCCAGGCCGTAGCAGCCGCCCCCGCAGCGGCAAGTAATGCCCGGATAATAGGCATAGCCCTCGCGAACGGAGCCTCGGGAGACATAATCCCCATGCTCCTCGCCCAATCGGTAATGCAAGGATAGATAACAGCAGTCGTTAGTCTCTAGTCTCTAGTCGATAGTCGTTAGTGAAAAGCTGGAGACACACTAAGAACTAACGGCGTTTTTGGTGAGAAGTGCAGATTCTATCTTCTCTTGTTTTTACTAGCGACTAGCGACTAGAGACTAGAGACTGTCTTAAAAATAAGGAGGTTTTAAAAATGCCCGAACCGAGACAATTGCATGTTGATAGCGTGTTGACTACCATGTCTGTGAAGTACAGGAATGAGGCTATGATATGGCCTGCCGTGTTGCCGCCGGTTAAGGTGGCGATGAGGTCCAACAAGTTCGATAAGTATAATAAGGACGACAGCTTCCGCCTTGCGAACGATCAGATCGGCCCCAAGTCTCTGCCGAACGAGGCGGAGTGGGGCGTGACCCAGGATAACTACTCCGTCAGGGATCACGCGCTGGGCGAGTGGCTTCCCCAGGAGTCGATCGACAACGCGGATAACCCCCTTCAGCCGGAGATCGACACCAATGATTTTCTCAACCTTCTTCTCGATATTTCACAGGAGAAGAGGGTCGCCAACCTGGTCTTTTCGGCAGCTAATTATCCTGTAGGAAATAAAATTACCCTTTCAGGCACCTCCCAGTGGGGCCAGAGCGCGGACGATCCCATAGGCAACCTCCTGACCGCCATTGAAAGCTGCTTCGTGAGGGCCAATACGGTGGTCATGGGCGCGGAGACATGGATGGCCTTCAGGAAACTCCCCGAGATCCTCGATGCGGTAAAGGGATCCTCCCGATACCAGGGCAGCCCCGGGGGGCTCGCCACCATCGAGGAATGCACCGGACTCTTTGAAGTCCGGAACTGGCTTGTAGGCCGGGGCCGGTATATCACCTCCCCGGAGGGTCAGACCTCCGCCTTTGCCCGCCTGTGGGGGAAACATTGCGCCGCCTTGTATGTGGACCCGAATCCCGGCATAAAGACCGTCACCTTCGGCGTCACCTTCTCCGAAATGATGCGCCAGACCCAGAGGGATTTCGATCCTAAACGGGGCATAAAAGGCGCCCATTATTTCAAGGTGGCATGGAACTCGGATGAGAAGGTCATTGCGGGGGATTTGGGGTATCTCGTAGAGAATGCAATAGCGTAGAAGACAGGTTAAGGTTGAGGTTGAGAAAAACCTCTTAATTGGTCTTAACCTTAACCTCAACCTTAACCTGTCCGACAGAAAGGAGGAATCATGCCATTATACCGCGTTACCGATTCGCACATTCACCATGACGGGGTGCTTTACGGCCCCGGTGATACAATCGAGTTGGCGGAGGAGCAGGCGGCCGGGCTTTCGGTCGGGCTTCTGCCTGAGGGGCAGCAGGGATCTCCCGGCAAAAACGGCCGGGTTGGCGAGGGGAAGGGCCGGAAATGAGCTATTCCACTGTTGAGGACCTGAAGGAGCTTATCCCCGAAGAGATGCTCATCCAGCTTACGGACGACGAATCTACCGGCTCGATCGCCTTAAGCAGGGTAACTGAGGCCATTGCCCAGGCTGACGCGGAGATCAACTCCTATTGCGCCTCCAAGTATGCCGTACCTTTCCTGAACGTGCCGGAGACCGTAAAAAAGTGCTCCGTCGATCTCGCGATCTATAACCTTTACAGCCGGCGGGTGGAGAGAATGCCCGAGACCAGGACGGACCGTTATCGTAACGCGGTCCGCCTTCTCGAGGGTATTGCCCGGGGCACGGTCTCAATAGGCGTGGACCCGGAGCCAGTGGCGTCAGGAGGGGGCGACCGGATCGAAAGCTCGAAGGCAGAAGACGACCGAACGGTCACGGCGGCGAAGATCGGGGGCTACTGATGAATTTTGTCGACGTGGAAAGGGCGATCACCACCGCCGTGAGGGATGCGCTGCCTTATGTGAGGACGGTGGAGACTTACGCGGGGCAGCTCGAAGGCGAGTTCGAGGCGCTGGCCCTGCCCTTTCCTGCAATCTTCGTCGTCTATGGCGGTTCATTTTTTGAGTGGGTTGACGGCCGGAGTTACAGCGAGATGTCCGAATTCTCGATCATCGTGGCGGCAAAAGACTTGAAAAGCAGCGGGAATCTCCGCAACGGGGAGCATGGCTGCTACCGTATGATTGCGGACGTGCTCGCGGCCCTGGCACATAAAAATTTAGGCCTTGCGGCTATCGAGCCCATAAAACCCATCAGCGTCTCCCTTAAATCGATCTCAAAAACCGCGGCCGCCTACGAGATAGATTTTCGCACCCGGTTTGACATCGATTTCAGCGAGTCCGGGAGCTGATATTAAAGAAAAGGAGGATTTCATGCCGTACGGCGTATCGGGAGTGGAGATCAGGACGGCGGTCAGGAAGGCGTCTGCCTGGAATAGTGCAGTGGCCTGCGGGGCGAGCGACGGTATATTGATCCGGCCTTCTTCCATCAAACGGGAAGCGGCGGTTGAGGTGGATGATTCCATGGGCTCCGCCTTTTCCAGGGACGGTGTTCCCGGTCCGATAAAGGTGGGAGGCGATCTCCTCCTGTACCTCCGGTATGACAGCCTCGACGTGATACTGGCCCAGGTAATGGGCATTGCAGGGATCCCCGTCCGGCAAGGGTCTACTGCGGCCTATGCCTATACCTATAAGTTCGCACCTGAGACGGATGGTAAATTCGTGAGTTTTGTGAAGCATATGAAGAATTACGTCGAGGAGATCCCGTCCCTCAAATTATCAGGATTTACGCTTAAGGGGGAAGTGGGAAAATCTTTGGAATTGACGATCAGTACAATAGGGGTGAACGCACTCTTCGATTCCGCAGTCAACACCCTCGCCTCTTTCGAAACGGTGACCTTTCCGGAGGTCGCGAACCGTGTGAAGTTCTCGGAAGGGCTGTTCAGGATGAACGCCCAATCGGGCGCGTCGCTGGCTCCGGGAGACAGGATTTATCCCTCAGCCTTCGAACTGTCGGTGCAGAGGAAGCTAAAAGG
Proteins encoded:
- a CDS encoding phage protein Gp37, with translation MNFVDVERAITTAVRDALPYVRTVETYAGQLEGEFEALALPFPAIFVVYGGSFFEWVDGRSYSEMSEFSIIVAAKDLKSSGNLRNGEHGCYRMIADVLAALAHKNLGLAAIEPIKPISVSLKSISKTAAAYEIDFRTRFDIDFSESGS
- the terL gene encoding phage terminase large subunit encodes the protein MTIKTGIEARVAATRVAMQAEATPFEDASPQAKEERIRRSRVEDGYFAKTYLPHYFSMPSPEFHKEIYDFTKVEDEPVFIAAPREHAKSTIVSFATPVEDICLERKHFIIIISDTEDLAADFNVFIQLELEENERIRADFGNLKGTHWASSDFTTRNGIRVKARGRGQRIRGIRNREYRPDRVIIDDLENDKNVRNPKIIKETVSWLRTTVMGSLAENFSMLMIGTVLAKNSVLTWFVNARDDAGKPLYVSKIYRAIQGDPLTVTPRPLWPEKWSLERLEKKRRQIGSINFNQEFMNDPRDEEGMFREEWLRHYYPEEITGRRLRVYTYIDPSMENGASSDYKAIITLGMDDDGTIYILDAFIRKCSVDTMARVGYSRYEEFAPVGFGMEQNALGEFALSPFALVAKEKKHTLPIRGVRHSTSKEARVGRLSAFIERGIIRFQKGHSDQDLLVEQLLYFPSSTVNDDGPDALEGAVAMAETGAGGEVEFQSTGHRREMSKMGNY
- a CDS encoding DUF935 family protein — encoded protein: MERIARPVTDEIATVEKDIFQDYMGKVQLNPDRVLRSESGGKGIELYEDLLRDDQVGSNLNTRKLAVVGKEWEVIPASGKREDRKIADYVREVLLACNYDDARKSLLSGIVLGFKPAEVMWEYSEGQVWIREIIARASRRFVFDLSRNLRLLMPRNMVEGEALPPRKFLVYTFASDNGSPYGDGLGRLLYWPVWFKKNAVRFWMIFADKFGSPTALGKYPPGTPQAQQDELLRAIDAIQQESAIKIPDNVEIAFLEAQRSGSINTYESLCNFMNRAISKVILGQTLTTEMGDEGGSYAASQTHNDVRSDYTRADADSLSMALNSQLVRWIVDYNFPEPAGGRGMNRYPKVWVRTVEEQDLKALAERDRMIVVDMGLPVTRKYFYDTYGISEPEEGEKLIKAVSSL
- a CDS encoding capsid cement protein encodes the protein MIGQTTVLEKSVKCTAAIAAAYTIGKFGADDDTMSLAAAAADSLMGVFQHTTSNPGEEVHVMLQGVTRVKLGGAVTRGAPLTSDASGQAVAAAPAAASNARIIGIALANGASGDIIPMLLAQSVMQG
- a CDS encoding DUF1320 domain-containing protein codes for the protein MSYSTVEDLKELIPEEMLIQLTDDESTGSIALSRVTEAIAQADAEINSYCASKYAVPFLNVPETVKKCSVDLAIYNLYSRRVERMPETRTDRYRNAVRLLEGIARGTVSIGVDPEPVASGGGDRIESSKAEDDRTVTAAKIGGY
- a CDS encoding phage tail tube protein, with product MPYGVSGVEIRTAVRKASAWNSAVACGASDGILIRPSSIKREAAVEVDDSMGSAFSRDGVPGPIKVGGDLLLYLRYDSLDVILAQVMGIAGIPVRQGSTAAYAYTYKFAPETDGKFVSFVKHMKNYVEEIPSLKLSGFTLKGEVGKSLELTISTIGVNALFDSAVNTLASFETVTFPEVANRVKFSEGLFRMNAQSGASLAPGDRIYPSAFELSVQRKLKGEYTGQYRHVSGPNIQDLVDEPTNDGPPEIGLTLSFPRHTGTTNLAILGGDTRQKMDIQFTGGLIAGSYYRTFGLQFPHLQLKKVDIADAEGSIREPLEFIVHGAASAPPGMAGITDPLWITGINQRPTDPLG